In a single window of the Streptomyces cinnabarinus genome:
- a CDS encoding TetR family transcriptional regulator, with translation MAHQLMSSRSQRTREAILRAARMHFAADGYQRSTIRAIAATASIDPSMVMRYFGSKEQLFDAALDVDLGLPDLTGTPWELLPQELITRFLAPWEDDLDEGSMRLLLRCAATNERAAEHLRRMLHEQFTSSLRGALGPERADACSGVLAAQLLGVAFTRYVLRLRPIADLPVAALVELVAPSMRTVLAAE, from the coding sequence GTGGCACACCAGCTGATGTCGTCGCGTTCCCAGCGGACCCGGGAGGCCATACTGCGCGCGGCCCGGATGCACTTCGCGGCCGACGGCTACCAGCGGTCGACGATCCGGGCGATCGCGGCGACGGCGTCCATCGACCCGTCCATGGTCATGCGCTACTTCGGCAGCAAGGAGCAGCTGTTCGACGCCGCTCTCGACGTGGACCTGGGTTTACCGGACCTCACCGGTACGCCCTGGGAGCTGCTGCCGCAGGAGTTGATCACGCGCTTCCTCGCGCCCTGGGAGGACGATCTCGACGAGGGTTCGATGCGGCTGCTGCTGCGCTGCGCGGCGACCAACGAGCGGGCGGCGGAGCATCTGCGGCGGATGCTGCACGAGCAGTTCACCAGCAGTCTGCGCGGCGCTCTGGGGCCGGAGCGTGCGGACGCGTGCAGCGGGGTGCTCGCGGCGCAGTTGCTGGGCGTGGCGTTCACCCGCTACGTCCTGCGGCTGCGGCCGATCGCCGATCTGCCGGTGGCGGCGCTGGTCGAGCTGGTGGCACCCTCGATGCGGACGGTGCTGGCGGCGGAGTGA